Proteins from a genomic interval of Gluconacetobacter diazotrophicus PA1 5:
- the msrB gene encoding peptide-methionine (R)-S-oxide reductase MsrB, whose amino-acid sequence MTQVKTPTVCGVLTPEQVRVMREHGTERPGSSPLNHEKRTGLYRCAACGTPLFRSDTKYDSGSGWPSYYDALPGAVEEQVDTSHGMVRVEIHCASCKGHLGHLFPDGPPPTGQRYCINGVALEFVPA is encoded by the coding sequence ATGACCCAGGTAAAAACCCCCACCGTCTGCGGCGTGCTGACGCCCGAGCAGGTCCGCGTGATGCGCGAGCATGGGACCGAGCGGCCGGGGTCCAGCCCGCTGAACCATGAAAAACGCACCGGCCTGTATCGCTGCGCGGCCTGCGGCACGCCGCTGTTCCGGTCCGATACCAAATATGACAGCGGCAGCGGCTGGCCGTCCTATTATGACGCGCTGCCCGGCGCGGTGGAAGAACAGGTCGATACCAGCCACGGCATGGTGCGGGTGGAAATCCATTGCGCGTCCTGCAAGGGGCATCTGGGCCATCTGTTTCCCGACGGGCCGCCGCCCACCGGCCAGCGCTACTGCATCAACGGCGTGGCGCTGGAGTTCGTGCCCGCATGA
- the gpmI gene encoding 2,3-bisphosphoglycerate-independent phosphoglycerate mutase: MTTQTHLHPRRPVMLVILDGFGWRDDPTDNAVRAAHTPAFDRLWQEGPHAFLKTCGEDVGLPEGQMGNSEVGHLNIGAGRVVMQELPRIFAAIRDGSLAANPVLMGLVATLKQSGGTCHLMGLVSPGGVHSHQDHAVALAKILADQGVPVAFHAFTDGRDTPPHSGREYVASLRAALPDAVSIATMSGRYYAMDRDRRWDRVEKAYDAIVSAQGPHGEDPLAVLDAAYKAGTTDEFLPPTVLGTYGGMKDGDAILSFNFRADRIRQLFDALLEKNFEGFARSRVIRFSAAVGMTRYSDRLAELIGVLFPPETLDDLLGEVVSKAGLHQLRMAETEKYPHVTYFLNGGKEAQLPGEDRIMVPSPKVATYDLQPEMSAPELTDKAVAAIESGKYDLIVLNYANADMVGHTGVFGAAVKAIEAVDRGLKRLVEAVHRQRGALLVTADHGNAETMFDAKTGGPHTAHTLNVVPVVLTGVREMTLHDGRLSDLAPTLLALMGLPQPAAMTGTSLLVEKHRF; this comes from the coding sequence ATGACCACCCAGACGCACCTGCATCCCCGACGCCCGGTCATGCTCGTCATCCTCGACGGGTTCGGCTGGCGCGACGACCCGACGGACAACGCCGTCCGCGCGGCCCATACCCCTGCCTTCGACCGCCTGTGGCAGGAAGGCCCGCACGCCTTCCTGAAGACATGTGGCGAGGATGTCGGCCTGCCGGAAGGGCAGATGGGAAATTCCGAGGTCGGGCACCTGAATATCGGCGCCGGCCGCGTGGTCATGCAGGAACTGCCGCGCATCTTCGCCGCCATCCGTGACGGCAGCCTGGCCGCCAATCCGGTCCTGATGGGCCTGGTCGCAACCCTGAAGCAGAGCGGCGGCACCTGCCACCTGATGGGCCTGGTCTCGCCGGGCGGCGTGCATTCCCACCAGGACCATGCCGTGGCGCTGGCGAAGATCCTGGCCGACCAGGGGGTTCCGGTCGCCTTCCATGCCTTCACCGACGGGCGCGACACGCCGCCGCATTCCGGCCGCGAGTACGTGGCCAGCCTGCGCGCCGCCCTGCCGGACGCCGTGTCCATCGCCACGATGTCCGGCCGTTACTACGCCATGGACCGCGACCGCCGCTGGGACCGGGTGGAAAAGGCCTATGACGCCATCGTTTCGGCCCAGGGGCCGCATGGCGAGGACCCGCTCGCGGTGCTGGATGCGGCCTACAAGGCCGGAACCACGGACGAATTCCTGCCCCCGACCGTGCTGGGCACCTATGGGGGGATGAAGGACGGCGACGCCATCCTGTCCTTCAATTTCCGCGCCGATCGCATCCGCCAGCTTTTCGACGCGCTGCTGGAGAAGAATTTCGAGGGCTTCGCCCGCTCGCGCGTCATCCGGTTCTCCGCCGCCGTCGGCATGACGCGCTACAGCGACCGGCTGGCGGAGCTGATCGGGGTGCTGTTCCCGCCCGAGACGCTGGACGACCTGCTGGGCGAGGTGGTGTCGAAGGCCGGCCTGCACCAGTTGCGCATGGCCGAGACCGAGAAATACCCCCACGTCACCTACTTCCTCAACGGCGGCAAGGAAGCCCAGCTTCCGGGCGAGGACCGGATCATGGTGCCCTCGCCCAAGGTCGCGACCTATGACCTGCAGCCGGAAATGTCCGCCCCCGAACTGACCGACAAGGCGGTGGCGGCGATCGAAAGCGGCAAGTACGACCTGATCGTCCTGAATTACGCCAACGCCGACATGGTGGGCCATACCGGCGTGTTCGGTGCCGCCGTCAAGGCGATCGAGGCGGTGGATCGCGGCCTGAAACGCCTGGTGGAAGCGGTGCACCGCCAGCGCGGCGCACTGCTGGTCACGGCCGATCACGGCAATGCCGAAACCATGTTCGACGCCAAGACCGGCGGCCCGCACACCGCCCACACGCTGAACGTCGTGCCGGTGGTGCTGACCGGCGTGCGCGAGATGACGCTGCATGACGGCCGCCTG